Proteins from one Staphylococcus saprophyticus subsp. saprophyticus ATCC 15305 = NCTC 7292 genomic window:
- a CDS encoding transglycosylase domain-containing protein: MTEKKRTSQSNNKNGKSEQKKNRNIKRTIIKIFGFLIIAFIVLALIGILLFAYYAWKSPAFNEAKLKDPVPAKIYDKDGDLVKTIDNGQRREHVDLDEVPKTMKEAVLATEDNRFYDHGALDYKRLFGAVAKNVTGGFGSQGASTLTQQVVKRSFLTDQKSIARKAQEAYLSYRLEQEYSKDEIFEMYLNKIYYSDGVYGVKAAAKYYFNKDLKDLNLAESAYLAGLPQVPNTYNIYDHPKEAESRKDTVLYLMEYHNRITKKQKEEAQNTSLQDNLVQRSSEDREVSEDNSNEAYDSYVNFVKSELMNNKEFKDEDLGSVLNSGVKIYTNMDKDVQQTLQDRVNNGSYYKNEDQQVGSSIVDSENGGLVAISGGRNYKDIVDRNLATDAHPTGSSLKPFLAYGPAIENMSWATNHAIQDEESYQVDGVTFRNYDTKSHGTVKLYDALRESFNIPALKAWQSTKENAGNDAPKDFAKKVGLDYEGDIGPSEVLGGSASEFSPTQLASAFAAIANGGEYNNAHSIKKVVKQDGETVEYDHTSKKAMKDSTSYMLAEVLKGTFEAYGSAYGHGVSGVNLAAKTGTGTYGEQTYQQYNLPDDAAKDVWINGFTPKYSMSVWMGFNEVKQGGTNSFVGHEEQEYPQYLLEDVMESISPKDGKDFSKPDSVSGDSKDDLSVKGKPDDNTTSNKPQGQGGSSNSSSSSNSSNNNSTSNTNNSSNQQSAAR; this comes from the coding sequence ATGACGGAGAAAAAGAGGACTTCTCAATCTAATAATAAGAATGGAAAGTCCGAGCAAAAAAAGAATAGGAATATAAAACGAACGATTATTAAGATATTTGGGTTTCTAATTATAGCCTTTATCGTTCTAGCTTTAATAGGAATCTTGTTGTTTGCATATTATGCTTGGAAATCTCCTGCATTTAATGAAGCAAAATTAAAAGATCCCGTGCCAGCTAAGATTTATGATAAAGATGGCGATTTAGTTAAAACAATCGATAATGGGCAACGACGAGAGCATGTCGATTTAGACGAAGTACCTAAGACAATGAAAGAAGCTGTTTTAGCTACTGAGGATAATCGATTCTATGATCATGGAGCACTTGATTACAAACGTCTCTTTGGTGCTGTAGCTAAGAACGTCACTGGTGGCTTTGGTTCACAAGGTGCATCAACATTAACACAACAAGTAGTTAAACGTTCATTCTTAACAGATCAAAAATCAATTGCACGTAAAGCTCAAGAAGCTTACTTGTCCTACAGATTAGAACAAGAGTATAGTAAAGATGAAATTTTTGAGATGTACTTAAATAAAATTTACTACTCTGATGGTGTATACGGCGTGAAAGCTGCTGCTAAATATTATTTCAATAAAGATTTGAAAGACTTGAATTTAGCGGAATCTGCTTATCTTGCTGGTTTACCACAAGTACCAAATACTTATAACATTTATGATCATCCTAAAGAAGCTGAGTCTCGTAAAGATACAGTACTTTATTTAATGGAATATCATAATAGAATTACTAAGAAACAAAAAGAAGAAGCACAAAATACTTCTTTACAAGACAATCTGGTCCAACGTTCATCTGAAGATCGCGAAGTAAGTGAAGATAATTCAAACGAGGCATACGATTCATATGTAAACTTTGTAAAATCTGAACTTATGAATAATAAAGAATTTAAAGATGAAGATTTAGGTTCTGTATTAAATAGCGGCGTTAAGATTTATACGAATATGGACAAAGATGTTCAACAAACATTACAAGATCGAGTGAATAATGGTAGCTATTATAAAAATGAAGACCAACAAGTTGGTTCTTCTATTGTAGATAGTGAAAATGGTGGCCTTGTCGCAATATCTGGTGGTAGAAATTATAAAGATATTGTAGATAGAAACTTAGCAACTGATGCCCACCCTACTGGTTCTTCACTGAAACCATTCTTAGCGTATGGTCCTGCAATTGAAAATATGTCATGGGCAACGAACCATGCGATTCAAGATGAAGAATCTTATCAAGTAGATGGTGTAACATTTAGAAACTATGATACTAAGAGCCACGGTACGGTAAAACTTTATGATGCATTACGTGAAAGTTTTAATATTCCAGCACTTAAAGCATGGCAATCAACTAAAGAAAATGCCGGAAACGATGCACCAAAAGATTTTGCTAAAAAAGTTGGGTTAGATTATGAAGGAGACATTGGTCCATCTGAAGTATTAGGTGGTTCAGCATCTGAATTCTCTCCTACTCAATTAGCTTCTGCATTTGCTGCAATTGCTAATGGTGGTGAATATAACAATGCCCACTCTATTAAAAAAGTTGTCAAACAAGATGGCGAAACGGTTGAATACGATCATACTAGTAAAAAAGCTATGAAAGACTCAACATCATATATGTTAGCAGAAGTACTTAAAGGTACATTTGAAGCATATGGTTCTGCATACGGTCATGGTGTATCTGGCGTTAATCTAGCAGCCAAAACTGGTACAGGTACTTATGGTGAACAAACTTACCAACAATATAATCTGCCAGACGATGCAGCGAAAGATGTTTGGATTAATGGTTTCACACCTAAATACAGTATGTCAGTATGGATGGGATTCAATGAAGTTAAACAAGGCGGTACAAACTCATTTGTAGGCCATGAAGAACAAGAATACCCACAATACTTATTAGAAGATGTCATGGAAAGTATTTCACCAAAAGATGGCAAAGATTTCTCTAAACCAGATTCAGTTTCTGGAGACTCAAAAGATGATTTATCTGTTAAAGGTAAACCAGATGATAATACCACTAGTAATAAACCTCAGGGTCAAGGTGGTAGCAGTAACAGTTCATCATCTTCTAATTCAAGTAATAATAATTCAACTAGTAATACAAACAACTCAAGTAACCAACAAAGTGCAGCACGTTAA